The following proteins are encoded in a genomic region of Coregonus clupeaformis isolate EN_2021a chromosome 14, ASM2061545v1, whole genome shotgun sequence:
- the LOC121580608 gene encoding ras-related protein Rab-18-B encodes MDDDVLTTLKILIIGESGVGKSSLLLRFTDDTFDPELAATIGVDFKVKTIAVDGNRAKLAIWDTAGQERFRTLTPSYYRGAQGVILVYDVTKRDTFTRLENWLNELETYCTRNDLVKMLVGNKIDKEENREVDRNEGLKFARKHSMLFIEASAKTRDGVQCAFEELVEKILQTPGLWESDTQPRGVQLGDKEQRGAGSCGGYCSVL; translated from the exons ATGGACGACGACGTGTTGACAACTTTGAAAATATTGATAATTGGTGAGAGTGGTGTCGGAAAGTCAAG TCTTCTCCTGAGATTCACAGACGATACTTTTGACCCAGAACTAGCAGCAACCATAG GTGTGGATTTCAAAGTCAAAACAATTGCAGTGGATGGGAACAGAGCCAAGCTTGCTATTTGG gaCACGGCAGGACAGGAGAGGTTCCGGACCCTGACGCCCAGCTACTATCGTGGTGCACAGGGAGTCATACTAG TGTACGATGTCACTAAACGGGACACGTTCACGAGGCTGGAGAACTGGCTGAACGAACTGGAGACGTACTGCACACGGAATGACCTCGTCAAAATGCTGGTCGGGAACAAGATTGATAAGGAG GAAAACCGTGAAGTTGACAGAAACGAAGGCCTTAAGTTCGCAAGGAAACACTCCATGCTTTTTATTG AGGCCAGTGCTAAAACCAGGGATGGTGTCCAGTGTGCCTTCGAGGAGCTGGTGGAGAAGATTCTCCAGACCCCAGGGCTTTGGGAAAGCGACACCCAGCCCCGGGGCGTCCAACTGGGGGACAAGGAGCAGCGCGGGGCGGGGAGCTGTGGAGGATACTGCTCCGTACTGTAA